One genomic segment of Ancylobacter sp. IITR112 includes these proteins:
- a CDS encoding DUF692 domain-containing protein: MTPADHLPARAGLGLKPEHYRDILEKRPDIGFFEVHAENYMGAGGPPHRYLEAVACLYPLSLHGVGLSIGGAGPLDKAHLRRLRGLIDRYRPQSFSEHLAWSTHESGFLNDLLPLPYTPETLERVSAHVDEAQQTIGRRLLLENPSTYVLFAESTIDEIDFLDAVAARTGCGLLLDVNNVMVSCVNHRINPAAYIDRFPVERVGEIHLAGYDETVDGAGDRLLIDTHGSAIRTDVMALYDHTLARSGARPTLIEWDNDVPDFSTLHAEAVRVDARIAAETARRNARVEAA, encoded by the coding sequence ATGACCCCCGCCGATCACCTGCCCGCCCGCGCCGGGCTCGGCCTCAAGCCCGAACATTACCGCGACATATTGGAGAAGCGGCCTGACATCGGCTTCTTCGAGGTTCATGCCGAGAACTATATGGGCGCCGGCGGCCCGCCGCACCGCTATCTCGAAGCGGTGGCGTGCCTTTACCCGCTGTCGCTGCACGGCGTCGGCCTGTCCATTGGCGGGGCGGGCCCGCTCGACAAGGCGCATCTGCGCCGGCTGCGCGGGCTGATCGACCGCTACCGGCCGCAGAGCTTTTCCGAACATCTCGCCTGGTCGACGCATGAGAGCGGCTTTCTCAACGACCTGCTGCCGCTGCCCTACACGCCGGAGACGCTGGAGCGGGTGAGCGCGCATGTCGACGAGGCGCAGCAGACGATCGGGCGCCGGCTGCTGCTGGAAAACCCCTCCACCTATGTGCTGTTCGCCGAGAGCACGATCGACGAGATCGACTTTCTCGACGCCGTCGCGGCGCGCACCGGCTGCGGCCTGCTGCTCGACGTGAACAATGTCATGGTCTCCTGCGTCAACCACCGGATCAACCCCGCCGCCTATATCGACCGCTTCCCGGTCGAGCGCGTCGGGGAAATCCATCTTGCCGGCTATGACGAGACGGTGGACGGCGCCGGCGACCGGCTGCTGATCGACACCCATGGCTCAGCGATCCGCACCGATGTGATGGCGCTCTACGACCACACGCTGGCGCGCAGCGGCGCGCGGCCGACGCTGATCGAATGGGACAATGACGTGCCGGACTTCTCCACGCTGCACGCCGAAGCGGTGCGGGTGGACGCGCGGATCGCCGCCGAGACCGCCCGGCGCAACGCACGGGTGGAGGCCGCCTGA
- a CDS encoding DUF2282 domain-containing protein has protein sequence MNRSTLALALAGSLATALATAAAAGPLPPEKMAGNEKCYGIALKGQNDCAAGPGTTCAGTSTKDYQGNAWKAVPKGTCVTMKGGGHMGSLTPIKS, from the coding sequence ATGAACCGCTCGACCCTTGCTCTCGCCCTCGCCGGCTCGCTCGCCACCGCCCTCGCCACGGCGGCTGCCGCCGGCCCGCTGCCGCCGGAGAAGATGGCCGGCAACGAGAAGTGCTACGGCATCGCCCTCAAGGGCCAGAATGACTGCGCCGCCGGGCCGGGCACCACCTGCGCCGGCACCTCGACCAAGGACTATCAGGGCAATGCCTGGAAGGCGGTTCCCAAGGGTACCTGCGTGACCATGAAGGGCGGCGGTCATATGGGCTCGCTGACCCCGATCAAGAGCTGA
- a CDS encoding DUF2063 domain-containing protein: MDAAARQNAFAEALLDADVPPPPGLAGASGTTDAARFAVYRNNVHVGLARALAQRFPVTEKLVGSAFFAGMAQAYVRQHKPASPLILAYGDDFPDFIAGFAPADDVPYLADVARLEVAWTRAYHAADAAPLAPGRLAAVPPERLAGLVLVPHPSATLLRSAHPAGSIWAAHQSAAITPLEAWEAETMLVVRPELAVNIHVLPPADAPFAAALFAGEALGVAAEAALAAGPDFDVGAALVGLLTLGAFADLQGDVP, translated from the coding sequence ATGGATGCCGCCGCCCGCCAGAACGCCTTCGCCGAGGCGCTGCTCGATGCCGATGTTCCCCCGCCGCCGGGCCTTGCCGGCGCGTCCGGCACGACGGATGCCGCCCGCTTCGCCGTCTATCGCAACAATGTGCATGTCGGCCTCGCCCGCGCGCTGGCGCAGCGCTTTCCCGTCACGGAAAAGCTGGTCGGCTCCGCCTTCTTCGCGGGGATGGCACAGGCTTATGTGCGCCAGCACAAGCCCGCCTCGCCGCTGATACTCGCCTATGGCGACGACTTCCCCGATTTCATCGCCGGCTTCGCACCGGCGGACGATGTGCCCTATCTCGCCGATGTCGCCCGGCTGGAAGTGGCCTGGACGCGGGCCTACCACGCCGCCGACGCCGCGCCGCTGGCGCCTGGGCGGCTCGCCGCCGTGCCGCCCGAGCGACTGGCGGGGCTGGTGCTCGTCCCGCACCCCTCGGCGACGCTGCTACGCTCCGCCCATCCCGCCGGCTCGATCTGGGCGGCGCATCAGTCGGCTGCGATCACTCCGCTGGAGGCGTGGGAGGCCGAGACCATGCTGGTGGTGCGGCCGGAACTCGCGGTGAACATCCATGTGCTGCCGCCCGCCGACGCGCCCTTCGCCGCCGCCCTGTTCGCGGGCGAAGCGCTCGGCGTCGCGGCGGAGGCCGCGCTGGCGGCCGGGCCGGACTTTGATGTCGGTGCCGCACTTGTCGGCCTTCTCACCCTCGGCGCCTTCGCCGATTTGCAAGGGGACGTTCCATGA